Proteins from a single region of Campylobacter sp. RM16704:
- the acpP gene encoding acyl carrier protein — protein sequence MAIFDDVKKVVVEQLSVDEDAVKMESKIIEDLGADSLDVVELVMALEEKFDVEIPDSDAEKLVKIEDVVNYIENLQK from the coding sequence ATGGCAATTTTTGATGATGTAAAAAAAGTAGTTGTTGAACAACTTAGTGTTGATGAAGATGCAGTTAAGATGGAATCTAAAATTATTGAGGATTTAGGTGCTGATTCTTTAGATGTTGTTGAATTAGTTATGGCTTTAGAAGAAAAATTTGATGTAGAAATTCCAGATAGTGATGCTGAAAAATTAGTAAAAATCGAAGATGTTGTTAATTATATAGAAAATCTTCAAAAATAA
- a CDS encoding KpsF/GutQ family sugar-phosphate isomerase produces MNQIDAIKIAKEVFEIESKTILDLCDSLNEDFSKAIELILSIKGRCVVSGMGKSGHIGAKIAATLASTGTPSFFMHPGEALHGDLGMLTNEDVLLAISNSGETEEVLKLIPVIKKRKIPLIVMVGNEKSTLAKQADIFIKISIKKEACPLQLAPTSSTTATLAMGDAIAVALMKARKFKPDDFALFHPGGSLGRKLLTKVSDLMVFKNLPIVYPESEFNELVDVMTSGKLGLCIVLENEKLVGIITDGDLRRALRANDKPRFDFKAKEIMSEKPKTIEANAMASEAEELMLKHKIKEIVVTQDEKIVGIIQLYAIGNV; encoded by the coding sequence ATGAATCAAATTGATGCGATTAAAATAGCCAAAGAAGTTTTTGAGATAGAATCAAAAACGATTTTAGATTTATGTGATAGTCTTAATGAGGATTTTAGCAAAGCGATTGAGCTGATTTTATCTATCAAAGGTAGATGTGTAGTAAGTGGTATGGGTAAATCAGGTCATATAGGTGCAAAAATAGCTGCGACTTTAGCTAGTACAGGTACTCCAAGCTTTTTTATGCACCCAGGTGAAGCATTGCATGGAGATCTTGGTATGCTTACAAATGAAGATGTGCTTTTAGCTATTTCAAATTCGGGAGAAACCGAAGAAGTTTTAAAACTCATACCAGTGATAAAAAAAAGAAAAATCCCTTTAATAGTTATGGTAGGTAATGAAAAATCTACTTTAGCTAAACAAGCTGATATTTTTATCAAAATATCAATTAAAAAAGAAGCTTGCCCGCTCCAACTTGCTCCAACTTCTTCAACTACAGCTACTTTGGCTATGGGTGATGCTATAGCAGTAGCTTTGATGAAAGCAAGGAAATTTAAACCTGATGATTTTGCTTTGTTTCATCCAGGTGGAAGCTTAGGTAGAAAGCTTTTAACTAAAGTGAGTGATTTGATGGTTTTTAAAAACTTACCTATAGTATATCCTGAGAGTGAATTTAATGAATTAGTTGATGTTATGACTAGCGGTAAATTAGGACTTTGCATAGTACTTGAAAATGAAAAATTAGTCGGGATTATCACAGATGGGGATTTAAGAAGGGCTTTAAGAGCAAATGATAAGCCAAGATTTGACTTTAAAGCTAAAGAAATTATGAGTGAAAAACCTAAAACTATAGAAGCGAATGCTATGGCAAGTGAAGCTGAAGAGCTTATGTTAAAACATAAAATTAAAGAAATAGTTGTAACTCAAGATGAAAAAATAGTAGGTATCATACAACTTTATGCGATAGGTAATGTGTGA
- a CDS encoding capsular polysaccharide export system, periplasmic protein has product MKKIFLFLILPLFLFSAVDVSQITKIQSQSLSPTIESQTISYDSNQSDFNQTQVPVAKVFGAHLFNGNFTKFTQHIYNPDYKLAVGDRINIKIWGAVEFIQTLTVDSQGNIFIPKIGAINLLGVKNSALVQVITKAINKIYKSNVYVYADMDIYQNVSVFVTGNVNQPGLYQGLSSDSIIQYLDKARGINLEYGSFRDIQILRDNKVIKHVDLYDFLLKGQLDLFPFRMGDVILVGSVQKYVFVEGDVQKPFRFELSNDILNLEDIAKVAGAKPIVTNAIVKSYRDDHKLHVEAYTKKQFLDVKLYNGDEIEFRPDYTTQNISINIEGEHNGLHSVVVKKGTTLADIAKMITVNEQSDINALQVFRKSVAATQKQLIEAQLKELETLALTSSSVNAEQASIRATQAKTILEFIERAKQAQPKGQIVIDNVKSYKSIVLEEGDVINVPSKNNIVLVQGEVSIPGAFVFMNKEKLKYYINLAGGFSDRADISRVLVINANGKATKYSGRSSADIKAGDSILVLPKVDNQNLQIFSMLTQILYQIAIATNVVLNI; this is encoded by the coding sequence ATGAAAAAGATATTTTTATTTTTAATTTTACCATTGTTTTTATTTTCTGCAGTAGATGTTTCTCAGATTACAAAAATTCAAAGTCAATCATTGAGTCCGACTATAGAATCACAAACTATAAGTTATGATAGCAACCAAAGTGATTTTAATCAAACCCAAGTTCCAGTAGCTAAAGTTTTTGGAGCACATTTGTTTAATGGAAATTTTACTAAATTTACCCAACATATTTACAATCCTGATTATAAATTAGCAGTAGGTGATAGAATAAATATTAAAATTTGGGGTGCGGTAGAATTTATCCAAACTTTAACAGTAGACTCCCAAGGTAATATTTTTATACCTAAAATAGGTGCTATCAATCTTTTGGGAGTTAAAAATAGTGCTTTAGTACAAGTCATTACAAAAGCTATTAATAAAATTTATAAAAGTAATGTTTATGTATATGCAGATATGGATATATACCAAAATGTTTCAGTTTTTGTAACAGGAAATGTTAATCAACCAGGGCTTTATCAAGGTTTAAGTTCAGATTCTATTATTCAGTATTTAGATAAAGCTCGTGGTATAAATTTAGAGTATGGAAGTTTTAGGGATATTCAAATTTTAAGAGACAATAAAGTTATAAAACATGTAGATTTATATGATTTTTTGCTTAAAGGACAGCTTGATCTTTTCCCATTTAGAATGGGTGATGTGATTTTAGTTGGCAGTGTGCAAAAATATGTTTTTGTAGAAGGGGATGTACAAAAGCCTTTTAGATTTGAACTTAGTAATGATATTTTAAATTTAGAAGATATAGCAAAGGTTGCAGGAGCTAAACCTATAGTAACTAATGCTATAGTAAAAAGCTATAGAGATGATCATAAACTTCATGTAGAAGCTTATACTAAAAAACAATTTTTAGATGTAAAGTTATATAATGGTGATGAGATAGAATTTAGACCTGATTATACTACACAAAATATTAGTATTAATATAGAAGGTGAACACAATGGTTTGCATTCAGTTGTAGTTAAAAAAGGTACAACTTTAGCTGATATTGCTAAAATGATTACAGTTAATGAACAATCTGATATCAATGCTTTACAAGTTTTTAGAAAAAGTGTTGCAGCCACTCAAAAACAACTCATAGAAGCTCAACTTAAAGAACTTGAAACATTAGCTTTAACAAGCTCTTCGGTAAATGCTGAACAAGCTAGCATTAGAGCAACACAAGCTAAAACTATATTAGAGTTTATTGAGCGTGCAAAACAAGCTCAGCCAAAAGGACAAATCGTTATAGATAATGTCAAATCTTATAAATCTATAGTCTTAGAAGAAGGTGATGTAATAAATGTGCCTAGTAAAAATAATATTGTTTTAGTTCAGGGTGAAGTTTCTATACCAGGTGCTTTTGTCTTTATGAATAAAGAAAAATTAAAATATTATATTAATTTAGCAGGTGGTTTTAGTGATAGAGCTGATATTTCAAGAGTTTTGGTGATCAATGCTAATGGTAAAGCGACTAAATATAGTGGTAGAAGTTCAGCGGATATTAAAGCAGGGGATTCGATTTTGGTTTTGCCAAAAGTAGATAATCAAAATTTACAAATCTTTAGTATGTTAACGCAAATTTTATATCAAATAGCTATTGCAACTAATGTAGTGTTAAATATATAG
- a CDS encoding acetyl-CoA carboxylase carboxyltransferase subunit alpha encodes MASYLDFEKNIQQIDEDLANAKIKGDDEAVKILEKNLEKETQKVYKNLSDYQRLQLARHPDRPYALDYIQAILSDAYEIHGDRAFRDDPAIVCYAGYIGGKKVIAIGEQKGRGTKDKLHRNFGMPHPEGYRKALRVAKMAEKFEIPILFLVDTPGAYPGVGAEERGQSEAIARNLYELSALKTITVAVVIGEGGSGGALAIGVADKLAMMKNSVFSVISPEGCAAILWNDPSKIEVATKAMKVTADDLKNQGLIDDVIEEPVSGAHRDKDNAIKNLSDYVLKAIEELEKYDKRELVAIRMQKVFKFGVFSE; translated from the coding sequence ATGGCTTCTTATTTAGATTTTGAAAAAAATATTCAACAAATTGATGAAGATTTAGCAAATGCAAAAATCAAAGGTGATGATGAAGCGGTAAAAATTCTAGAAAAAAATCTTGAAAAGGAAACTCAAAAAGTTTATAAAAATTTAAGCGATTATCAACGTTTACAACTCGCAAGACATCCTGATCGTCCTTATGCGCTTGATTATATACAAGCTATATTGAGTGATGCTTATGAAATTCATGGCGATCGTGCTTTTAGAGATGATCCTGCTATTGTGTGTTATGCAGGTTATATAGGTGGAAAAAAGGTTATAGCTATAGGAGAGCAAAAGGGTAGAGGAACTAAAGATAAGCTTCATAGAAATTTTGGTATGCCACATCCTGAAGGATATAGAAAGGCTCTAAGAGTAGCAAAGATGGCTGAAAAATTTGAGATACCTATACTGTTTTTAGTAGATACTCCAGGTGCTTATCCAGGAGTTGGTGCTGAAGAGCGTGGTCAAAGTGAGGCTATAGCAAGAAATTTATATGAATTAAGTGCTCTTAAAACTATTACTGTAGCAGTAGTTATAGGCGAAGGAGGTAGTGGTGGAGCTTTAGCTATAGGTGTAGCTGATAAACTTGCTATGATGAAAAATTCTGTTTTTTCTGTAATTTCTCCAGAGGGTTGTGCTGCTATTTTATGGAATGATCCATCAAAAATAGAGGTTGCTACCAAAGCAATGAAAGTAACTGCTGATGATTTAAAAAATCAAGGTTTAATAGATGATGTTATTGAAGAACCAGTCAGTGGGGCTCATAGGGACAAAGATAACGCTATTAAAAATTTAAGTGATTATGTCTTAAAAGCTATAGAAGAGTTAGAAAAATATGATAAAAGAGAATTAGTCGCTATAAGAATGCAAAAAGTTTTTAAATTTGGGGTTTTTTCTGAATAA
- a CDS encoding ferritin-like domain-containing protein, giving the protein MARNFFIELEKILYQKDILQKIYDFNNFYENFKANLYTFDHSHQAIINENSQVKIIHPMKIRRPKEANSTLSLAKILHSVAHIEYSAINLALDASYRFKNLPLNFYQDWLEVADEEIKHFLLLEKTLNELGFKYGDFHAHDNLEKALFLTKDNLAHRMGIVHRGLEAKGLDANPFVLEKLKTTNHPVKCLFDEIFTIILNDEIKHVYKGNFWWNFAKKENDNYIDLCKAYKEFSLLGKIYNKKARIQAGFNESELKELNNLYNKNGG; this is encoded by the coding sequence ATGGCAAGAAATTTTTTTATAGAGTTAGAAAAAATTTTATATCAAAAAGATATTCTTCAAAAAATTTATGATTTTAATAATTTTTATGAAAATTTTAAAGCTAATTTGTATACTTTTGATCATTCTCATCAAGCTATCATTAATGAGAATTCACAAGTTAAAATCATACATCCTATGAAAATAAGACGCCCAAAAGAGGCAAATAGCACTTTATCTTTGGCTAAAATTTTACATTCTGTTGCACATATAGAGTATAGTGCTATAAATTTGGCTTTAGATGCTAGCTATAGATTTAAAAACTTACCATTGAACTTTTATCAAGACTGGCTTGAAGTAGCTGATGAAGAAATTAAGCATTTTTTACTTTTGGAAAAAACTTTAAATGAATTAGGTTTTAAATATGGAGACTTTCATGCACATGATAATCTTGAAAAAGCTCTGTTTTTAACCAAAGACAATCTTGCTCACAGAATGGGTATAGTGCATAGAGGACTTGAGGCAAAAGGACTCGATGCTAATCCTTTTGTTTTAGAAAAATTAAAAACTACAAATCATCCAGTAAAATGCTTATTTGATGAAATTTTTACCATTATTTTAAATGATGAAATAAAACATGTATACAAGGGGAATTTTTGGTGGAATTTTGCTAAAAAAGAAAATGATAACTACATAGACCTTTGTAAAGCATACAAAGAATTTAGTCTCTTAGGAAAAATATATAATAAAAAAGCTAGAATACAAGCTGGATTTAATGAAAGCGAACTTAAAGAATTAAACAATCTTTATAATAAAAATGGTGGTTAG
- a CDS encoding capsular polysaccharide export system, ATP-binding protein, whose product MIKLINLTKSFSLRNGGRHYVFKNLTFEFPENCSIGLMGRNGAGKSTLMKLLSGSLLPDRGKIITNKKLSWPLGLAGAFQHRLSARDNARFVARVYGYKDEALEEKVKFVEDFAELGKFFDEPMNTYSAGMSARISFGLSMAFDFDYYLIDEAGAVGDPKFREKSSKIYKEKLSQSKVIMVSHNVAEIKQWCDKIIFMQDGQATIYDDVDEGIAVYQGKINAK is encoded by the coding sequence ATGATAAAACTAATCAATTTAACTAAATCTTTTTCTTTGCGTAATGGGGGAAGGCATTATGTCTTTAAAAATCTAACTTTCGAGTTTCCTGAAAATTGTAGCATAGGTTTGATGGGGCGTAATGGTGCTGGAAAATCTACTTTAATGAAACTTCTAAGTGGTTCTTTGCTTCCTGATAGGGGTAAGATTATAACAAATAAAAAACTATCTTGGCCTTTAGGCTTAGCAGGTGCATTTCAGCATAGACTTTCAGCTAGAGATAATGCACGTTTTGTGGCTAGAGTGTATGGTTACAAAGATGAAGCTTTGGAAGAAAAAGTTAAATTTGTAGAAGATTTTGCCGAGCTTGGAAAATTTTTTGATGAACCTATGAATACATACTCAGCAGGTATGAGTGCTAGAATTTCTTTTGGCTTGAGTATGGCATTTGATTTTGATTATTATTTAATTGATGAAGCAGGAGCTGTGGGAGATCCTAAATTTAGAGAAAAAAGCTCCAAGATATATAAAGAAAAGTTAAGTCAGTCAAAAGTTATCATGGTTTCACATAATGTAGCTGAAATTAAACAATGGTGTGATAAAATTATTTTTATGCAAGATGGACAAGCTACTATATATGATGATGTAGATGAAGGTATAGCTGTGTATCAAGGGAAAATTAATGCAAAATAA
- the kpsM gene encoding capsule polysaccharide transporter KpsM translates to MLNVIYALFFRELKTRFGINKYLGYFWVVGEPMMVVLIITSIIAAIREFHHLIMPEGISVFMFLAVGIIPFFMFRSIITQLLNGIGANLALFAYKPIRPIHVFIARTMLEFCIYFTIFLCVMFLAGWFLHMQVIPKHFLEVLFSFFLLVLFGFALGMCFSIAGHFAEPLKMALGYLNVVLYWTALIVFPVWIVPKPILDILYYNPLLHILELLKYNFFQNYPLVDNYNYYYPIVCLGVVLFVGLFFYYFTREKLIAVR, encoded by the coding sequence ATGCTTAATGTTATCTATGCTCTTTTTTTTAGAGAGCTAAAGACAAGATTTGGTATCAATAAGTATTTAGGCTATTTTTGGGTGGTTGGTGAGCCTATGATGGTAGTGTTAATAATTACTTCTATTATAGCTGCTATTAGGGAATTTCATCATTTAATTATGCCTGAAGGAATTTCTGTTTTTATGTTTTTAGCTGTAGGGATTATACCTTTTTTTATGTTTAGAAGCATTATAACGCAGCTTTTAAATGGTATTGGAGCAAATTTGGCTCTTTTTGCTTATAAACCCATTCGTCCTATACATGTTTTTATTGCAAGAACTATGCTTGAATTTTGTATTTATTTTACTATTTTTTTATGTGTAATGTTTTTAGCTGGTTGGTTTTTGCATATGCAAGTTATTCCTAAACATTTTTTAGAAGTTTTATTTTCCTTTTTTTTACTTGTTTTGTTTGGTTTTGCTTTGGGTATGTGTTTTTCTATAGCAGGACACTTTGCTGAACCTTTAAAGATGGCTTTAGGTTATTTGAATGTGGTTTTATATTGGACTGCTTTAATAGTATTTCCTGTTTGGATAGTTCCCAAACCTATTTTAGATATACTTTATTATAATCCACTACTTCATATACTAGAGCTCTTAAAATATAATTTTTTTCAAAATTATCCATTAGTCGATAATTACAATTATTATTATCCTATTGTTTGCTTGGGTGTTGTTTTGTTTGTGGGTTTATTTTTTTATTATTTTACTAGAGAAAAGTTGATAGCAGTACGATGA
- a CDS encoding capsular polysaccharide export system, inner membrane protein, whose protein sequence is MQNKLLKKIKKLKILNSFKIVLILTVFVVFYYVFIAANRYVSESVLSVKSTSGDTGAVTGIAALLTNNSFSSDDINYLKSFIHSLDMLKILEEKIHIRELYQKQKLDFFYSISSSADQEEFLKYYQNRVKIIQENLANGLLRVEVEGFDPQSAHLIATTIVKESEKFINEISHKAAREQMQFAEDELLQFKKRYQKAKDELLAFQNKYGVFDPLKQAEGTLKLISELESKIAAKEAELLMMQSYINDSAPQIVTIKSEITALKKQLQKEKSKVASSKSSKKLNDLAANFQDLTIEVGFAESAYTAALKAYESARIEALRKIKQVVIVQNPSLPQSAKYPEALYNIFTAFMVLSLIFGIVKFIKMIIEEHRY, encoded by the coding sequence ATGCAAAATAAATTATTAAAAAAAATTAAAAAATTAAAAATATTAAATTCATTTAAAATTGTTTTAATCTTAACAGTATTTGTTGTGTTTTATTATGTTTTTATAGCAGCAAATCGATATGTAAGTGAGAGTGTATTAAGCGTAAAATCAACTTCAGGAGATACAGGAGCAGTTACAGGTATAGCAGCTCTTTTGACAAATAATTCTTTTTCAAGTGATGATATTAATTATTTGAAATCTTTTATTCATTCTTTAGATATGTTGAAAATTTTAGAAGAAAAAATTCATATCCGAGAACTTTATCAAAAACAAAAACTTGATTTTTTTTATAGTATTTCATCATCAGCCGATCAAGAGGAATTTTTAAAATATTATCAAAATCGTGTTAAAATTATTCAAGAAAATTTAGCCAATGGACTTTTACGAGTAGAGGTTGAGGGTTTTGATCCTCAAAGTGCGCATTTAATAGCTACAACTATAGTAAAAGAGAGTGAAAAATTCATCAATGAAATTTCACATAAAGCCGCAAGAGAACAAATGCAATTTGCCGAAGATGAGCTTTTGCAGTTTAAAAAAAGATATCAAAAAGCTAAAGATGAGCTTTTAGCTTTTCAAAATAAATATGGTGTATTTGATCCACTTAAGCAAGCAGAGGGAACTTTAAAATTAATAAGCGAGCTTGAATCAAAAATAGCAGCTAAAGAAGCAGAACTTTTAATGATGCAAAGTTATATAAATGATAGTGCACCACAAATTGTAACCATAAAAAGTGAAATAACTGCGTTAAAAAAACAACTTCAAAAAGAAAAATCCAAAGTTGCCTCATCAAAATCTTCCAAAAAACTTAATGATCTTGCAGCAAATTTCCAAGATCTAACTATAGAAGTAGGCTTTGCAGAAAGTGCTTACACAGCTGCTCTAAAGGCATATGAGAGTGCTAGAATAGAGGCTTTAAGAAAGATAAAACAAGTAGTAATTGTACAAAATCCAAGCTTACCTCAAAGCGCTAAGTACCCAGAAGCTTTGTATAATATATTTACGGCTTTTATGGTTTTATCTTTGATTTTTGGAATTGTTAAATTTATCAAAATGATTATAGAGGAGCATAGATACTAA
- a CDS encoding glycosyltransferase family 2 protein, with translation MQTKTVGVVIPIYNVEKYLKECLDSVINQSYTNLEIILVNDGSTDENSLNIAKEYTLKDKRITLFDKKNGGQSSARNVGIEFFSGEYKLKNKTKTIKENSLIEFNIEGNNPYEIYTIYKSYKAFNNEKDLTSFTYPIIDYIIFLDSDDYWELNCIEECVPRMDGVDVLWFDYRPLYEKVKKKHISQMTYFDYKNEIIITPKEWLEKARERKLFYFWFAWQGMINFDFLKNIKLKFINGIFAEDCHFGVILFALSKNIYVLSKQIYIYRLRELSSMNFTKKKWVIHPNSHLKKIDVFENSNMAWLYYESASWMQIALDFIKFINSNHYLSEGIKTHFLPVVCNKALTLQRFERDPLYLKTHTKNLKIYIQNQPLGAVDRVKEYLSYKLTKELSKKKGIKKLMLPFSIVRISLRHQKEVRMYKKSIKRNVLNKRLPLEFYKDYQKALCLKNQKLIKVLYNTKNIYLRLIHDF, from the coding sequence ATGCAGACTAAAACCGTAGGCGTAGTAATCCCCATATACAATGTAGAAAAATATTTAAAAGAATGTTTAGATAGTGTAATCAATCAAAGCTATACTAACTTAGAAATCATACTAGTAAATGATGGTAGTACAGATGAAAACTCACTCAATATTGCAAAAGAATATACTCTAAAAGATAAAAGAATAACTCTTTTTGATAAAAAAAATGGTGGACAAAGCAGTGCTAGAAATGTAGGTATAGAATTTTTTAGTGGAGAATATAAACTTAAAAATAAAACAAAAACTATAAAAGAAAATTCTTTAATAGAATTTAATATAGAAGGTAATAATCCTTATGAAATATATACTATATATAAAAGCTATAAAGCTTTTAATAATGAAAAAGATTTAACAAGCTTTACTTATCCTATTATAGATTATATTATCTTTTTAGATAGTGATGATTATTGGGAATTAAACTGCATAGAAGAATGTGTACCTAGAATGGATGGGGTAGATGTGTTGTGGTTTGATTATAGGCCTTTATATGAAAAAGTCAAAAAAAAACATATCAGTCAAATGACTTATTTTGATTATAAAAATGAGATTATCATCACGCCTAAAGAATGGCTAGAGAAAGCTAGAGAAAGAAAACTTTTTTATTTTTGGTTTGCTTGGCAAGGTATGATAAATTTTGATTTTTTAAAAAATATAAAATTAAAATTTATTAATGGGATTTTTGCGGAAGATTGTCATTTTGGAGTGATATTATTTGCTTTAAGTAAAAATATCTATGTGTTATCAAAACAAATATATATTTATCGTCTAAGAGAACTAAGTTCTATGAATTTCACCAAAAAAAAATGGGTAATACATCCTAATTCGCATCTAAAAAAAATAGATGTTTTTGAGAACTCAAATATGGCTTGGCTGTACTATGAAAGTGCAAGTTGGATGCAAATCGCATTAGATTTTATAAAATTTATAAATTCTAATCACTATTTGAGTGAAGGTATAAAAACACATTTTTTACCAGTGGTTTGCAATAAAGCTTTGACCTTACAGAGATTTGAGAGAGACCCATTATATTTAAAAACACATACTAAAAATTTAAAAATATATATACAAAATCAACCCTTAGGGGCAGTTGATAGAGTAAAGGAATATCTTTCGTATAAACTTACAAAAGAACTTTCTAAAAAGAAAGGGATAAAGAAATTAATGTTGCCTTTTAGTATTGTTAGAATATCTTTACGACACCAAAAAGAAGTTAGAATGTACAAAAAAAGTATTAAAAGAAATGTTTTAAATAAAAGATTGCCACTAGAATTTTATAAAGATTATCAAAAAGCTTTATGTTTAAAAAATCAAAAGCTAATCAAAGTATTATATAATACAAAAAATATCTACTTAAGGTTGATTCATGATTTTTAA
- a CDS encoding beta-ketoacyl-ACP synthase II: protein MKRVVVTGIGMINALGLDKDSSFKAICDGKSGVDKITLFDTTDFPVQIAAEVKNFDPLSVCDAKEVKKIDRFIQLGIKAAREAMEDAKFDEILSKEEFGVVSAAGIGGLPNIEKNSVTCAQRGPRKITPFFIPSALVNMLGGIISIEHGLQGPNISCVTACAAGTHAIGEAYKSIALGNADKMLVVGAEAAICAVGIGGFAAMKALSTRNDDPAKASRPFDKERDGFVMGEGAGALVFEEYEAAKKRGAKIYAELIGFGESADAHHITSPTLEGPLRAMKKALKMAKNPKVDYINAHGTSTPVNDKNETAAIKELFKDQIPLVSSTKGQIGHCLGAAGAIEAVISLMALDQGILPPTINQISADEECDLDYIPNVARKSEINVVMSNSFGFGGTNGCVIFKKVD, encoded by the coding sequence TTGAAACGCGTTGTAGTAACAGGTATAGGAATGATCAATGCCCTTGGTTTAGATAAAGATAGTTCGTTTAAAGCTATTTGTGATGGTAAAAGCGGTGTTGATAAAATTACTCTTTTTGACACCACTGATTTTCCGGTACAAATTGCTGCTGAAGTAAAAAATTTTGATCCTTTAAGTGTTTGTGATGCTAAAGAGGTTAAAAAGATAGATCGTTTTATACAACTTGGTATTAAGGCAGCAAGAGAAGCTATGGAAGATGCTAAATTTGACGAAATTTTAAGCAAAGAAGAATTTGGTGTAGTTTCAGCAGCTGGTATAGGTGGTTTACCAAATATAGAAAAAAATTCCGTTACTTGTGCTCAGCGTGGGCCACGTAAAATTACTCCTTTTTTCATACCTTCAGCTTTGGTTAATATGCTTGGTGGGATTATTTCAATCGAGCATGGATTACAAGGGCCGAATATCTCATGTGTTACTGCTTGTGCAGCAGGAACTCATGCTATAGGTGAAGCTTATAAAAGCATAGCCTTGGGCAATGCAGATAAAATGCTTGTAGTAGGAGCTGAAGCAGCTATTTGTGCTGTGGGTATTGGTGGTTTTGCTGCTATGAAGGCGCTTTCAACTAGAAATGATGATCCAGCTAAGGCTTCAAGACCTTTTGATAAAGAAAGAGATGGTTTTGTAATGGGTGAGGGTGCTGGTGCATTGGTTTTTGAAGAATACGAAGCTGCCAAAAAGCGTGGTGCAAAAATTTATGCTGAATTAATTGGATTTGGAGAAAGTGCAGATGCACATCATATCACTTCTCCTACTTTAGAAGGACCACTGCGTGCCATGAAAAAAGCTTTAAAAATGGCAAAAAATCCAAAAGTAGATTATATTAATGCCCATGGAACTTCTACTCCAGTAAATGATAAAAATGAAACAGCAGCTATTAAAGAACTTTTTAAAGATCAAATTCCTTTAGTGAGTTCTACAAAAGGACAAATAGGACATTGTTTAGGTGCTGCTGGTGCAATTGAGGCTGTTATTTCTTTAATGGCACTTGATCAAGGCATACTTCCACCAACTATTAATCAAATTTCAGCAGATGAGGAATGTGATCTTGATTATATACCAAATGTTGCAAGAAAGAGTGAAATAAATGTGGTAATGAGTAATTCTTTTGGATTTGGTGGAACAAACGGCTGTGTTATTTTTAAAAAAGTAGATTAA